In the Mastomys coucha isolate ucsf_1 unplaced genomic scaffold, UCSF_Mcou_1 pScaffold18, whole genome shotgun sequence genome, one interval contains:
- the LOC116096079 gene encoding dnaJ homolog subfamily C member 25: protein MAARLASRWGPGAAGQRPWLLLAPLLLAPLLARPAEALVEGLYCGTRDCYEVLGVSRSASKAEIARAYRQLARRYHPDRYRPEPGDGPGGAPPSAEAFLLVATAYETLKDEEARKDYDYMLDHPEEYYSHYYHYYSRRLAPKVDVRVVILVSVCAISMFQYFSWWNSYNKAISYLATVPKYRIQATEIAKEQGLLKKAKEKGKNKKSKEEIRDEEENIIKNIIKSKIDIKGGYQKPQVRDLLLFQVILAPVHLCSYIAWYCRWVYNFNIKGKEYGEEERLYIIRKSMKMSQSQFDSLEDHQKEMFLKRELWIKENYEVYKQEQEEELKKKLANDPRWKRYRRWMKNEGPGRLTFVDD from the exons ATGGCGGCGCGGCTCGCTTCGCGCTGGGGACCCGGGGCTGCCGGCCAGCGCCCATGGCTGCTGCTGGCCCCGCTGCTGCTGGCCCCGTTGCTGGCGCGGCCCGCCGAAGCCCTGGTGGAAGGGCTGTACTGCGGCACGCGCGACTGCTACGAGGTGCTGGGCGTGAGCCGCTCGGCCAGCAAGGCAGAGATCGCGCGGGCCTACCGCCAGCTGGCCCGGCGCTACCACCCAGATCGCTACCGGCCGGAGCCTGGGGACGGACCCGGGGGCGCGCCGCCGAGCGCCGAGGCTTTCCTGCTAGTGGCAACCGCCTACGAGACGCTCAAG GATGAAGAAGCACGGAAGGACTACGACTACATGCTGGATCACCCAGAAGAGTACTATAGCCATTACTACCACTACTACAGCAGGCGCCTCGCCCCAAAAGTGGACGTGAGGGTGGTGATCTTGGTCAGTGTGTGTGCCATTTCCATGTTCCAG TATTTCAGCTGGTGGAATAGCTACAATAAAGCAATCAGCTACCTAGCCACAGTACCCAAGTACCGCATCCAGGCAACAGAAATCGCCAAGGAGCAGGGACTGctcaaaaaagccaaagaaaaagggaaaaacaagaaGTCCAAAGAAGAAATCCGTGACGAGGAGGAGAACATCATAAAGAacattataaaaagtaaaatagacaTAAAGGGGGGCTACCAGAAACCTCAAGTTCGGGACCTCCTCTTGTTTCAAGTCATCCTCGCCCCTGTTCACCTGTGCTCATACATAGCCTGGTATTGCCGGTGGGTCTATAACTTTAACATCAAAGGCAAAGAAtatggggaggaagagagactgtACATCATCCGTAAGTCCATGAAGATGTCCCAGTCTCAGTTTGACAGCCTGGAGGACCAccagaaagaaatgtttcttaaGCGAGAGCTTTGGATAAAGGAGAATTACGAG GTCTACAAGCAGGAACAAgaggaagaattaaagaaaaaattggcAAATGACCCTCGGTGGAAGCGATACCGCAGGTGGATGAAGAATGAAGGGCCTGGACGGCTGACCTTTGTGGACGACTGA